One Homalodisca vitripennis isolate AUS2020 unplaced genomic scaffold, UT_GWSS_2.1 ScUCBcl_14673;HRSCAF=25575, whole genome shotgun sequence DNA window includes the following coding sequences:
- the LOC124375188 gene encoding uncharacterized protein LOC124375188 has protein sequence MADAEGKKNSRTNFPGNLSQPHYKKVIRRRSSSMLNDDDFQCPICERRLSLEKEIWRSIMEKLHPNGELSEYQKKEEGRTNCDEGAANFQKASRLPLTSDRPHTCLLTSPLTLPSA, from the exons ATGGCGGACGCGGAGGGCAAGAAGAATTCTCGCACTAACTTCCCTGGTAATCTCTCTCAGCCACATTACAAGAAGGTGATAAGGCGACGTAGCAGCTCTATGCTCAACGATGATGATTTCCAGTGCCCGATCTGCGAGCGGAGGCTTAGTCTGGAGAAAGAAATCTGGAGATCCATAATGGAGAAACTTCACCCCAATGGAG AGCTCTCGGAGTACCAGAAAAAGGAAGAAGGCAGAACAAATTGTGATGAAGGAGCAGCCAACTTTCAAAAAGCCTCCCGCCTTCCACTCACATCCGATCGTCCCCACACGTGTCTGTTGACCTCGCCTCTCACTCTGCCCTCAGCCTAA